The Jiangella sp. DSM 45060 genome contains the following window.
CGCGACGGCCGGCCGGTGCCGCTGTGGCTGGACCGCGTCGCGGCCGTCCGCGAGGTGCTGCGCAGCGGCGGACGGACGCTGGCGCAGGGGTCGCTGGCGTGGATCTGGGCGCGCAGCGACGCGACCATCCCGATCCCCGGCTGCCGGACCGTCGCGCAGGCCGAGGAGAACGCCGGCGCGCTGGCGCACGGGCCGCTCGCCCCGGCCGAGCTGGCCGAGGTCGAGCGGCTGCTGGCGGACCTGCGCGCGGAGCCGGTCGCCGCGATGTGAGCGTCAGCCTCCGCCGATGACCTGCCGGACCTCCATGCCCCAGCGGCAGGCGTCGGGCCACTGGGCGGCGATCTCGACGGCCCGCTCCTCCGACGCGACGTCGACGGTGAGGTAGCCGGCGAACTGCTCCTTGGCCTCCAGGTACGGGCCGTCGGTGACGACGGCCGCGCCGTCGCGCACGCGCACCGTCTTGGCCCGCGCCGCGTCAGCCAGCCCTTCGCCGGCGACCCACTCGCCGGACTCGCGCAGCTCCTTCATGATGACGTCGACCTGCCCGAAGACGGCCGACTTCTCGTCCTCGGTCATCGCCTCGAACGCGGCGGCGCTGTTGTAGATGAGCAGCATGTACTTCACGGTGTGACCCTTCGTGCTCCGGCGTCCCGGCTGGACGCCGTTCGGGAGAGACGTCGGAGCCTGCGCTCGCTTCTCGACATGGCGTCCATTGTCGGTGCCGATGGGTACCGTCACACGTGACGAGAGAAGGGATCCGACATGTTCGAGAAGACCAAGGCCTTCAGCGGCTTCTCGGTCGACGACATCCCGGCGGCGAAGCGGTTCTACGCCGAGACGCTCGGCCTGGAGGTCAGCGAGGCCAACGGCATGCTCACACTGCACATCGCCGGCGGCAACGGCGTGCTCGTGTACCCCAAGGGCGACGCGCACACCCCGGCGTCGTTCACCATCCTCAACTTCCCGGTCGACGACATCGACGCCGCCGTCGGCGAGCTCACCCGCCGAGGCGTCGAGTTCCTGCGCTATCCCGACATGGAACCCGACGCGACGGGCGTCCACCGCAATGCCGGCCCGCCCATCGCGTGGTTCACCGACCCCGCGGGCAACGTGCTGTCGGTGCTGCAGGAGTGACCCCCACACGAAGGGTCCGGCTCCCCCGGAACCGGACCCTTCGTGTCCTGCGCCCACCCGTCCACCCCCGTCACGGGACGAGCGGCCCCAGGACGCTGGAGCGCTGCGGCGTCACCTGGCGACCACCACCGCATCCGGATCGTCCCCACGCCCGCGCGAGGCGCTCTTCAACCAGCCGAGCGGCCAGCTCTTGCGCGACCTGGTGGGACGCCGCCGCCTGTGCCTGCCCTTCATCGTTCCTCCCTTGTGGGTGGGAATGACCCCCGAGAAGCGGTGACACAGCCGCTCAGGGCCAGCGTGATGCCGGTTGTCCCTGAGCGGGACTCCAGTGTTCTGTTGTGACTCCACTATGACACTCGCTGTTACACGGGTTCAAGAGAAATAGCGATTTTGTTTTCTGGCCCCCGGCTAAGCGGATCGACGCATGATGACAGGTAAATTACTGGCTGTCTTGACATAGAACAAGACTGTTGTGGCGTCGTAGTGTGCATTACCGTGAAGTCACGGCGCTGCCTGCGCCGGAGCACGGCCGACGTGCGAACTCGAGCGGGATGTGAGGCCGATGTCCCCGATCGAAATGGCCCGCGTCGTGGCGGTCGTCGTGTTCCTGGCCGTGGCCGTGTATTCCGCCGCTCGATTCGCTTGGTCGGTGACACGACGAGGCCCGCGCACCGGTCTCCTCGCGGCCGACGTGCCCGACCTCTCGCACGCGCTCATGGGCGTCGCGATGGCACTGATGGTGAGTCCGGCCGGCGCGGCGGTGCCGCCGGCCCTCGGCATCGCCGCCTTCACCGTGCTCGCCGCCTGGTTCGGCGCCCGGTTGCGTCACGACGGGCTGCTGAGCCGGGGCGCCCTGCCCGCGGCCGCGCTCGGCGCTGCGCCGTGCCCCGGCTCGGCCGGCAGCTCGGTCCCGGTCAGCCGTCTCACCGATCTCGGCCACCGAGACCACCGCGACGGTCACGAGGGCGGCCACAGCGGCTATCACCTGCACCATCTCGTCGGCTGCGCGGCGATGGTCGTCATGTACCTGACCGGCCACGGCGCGCTCGCCGCCCACGCCGTCGCCGCTGCCGCCACCACCGAGGCCGGCACCGGCGCCGCCCCGGCCGCCGTCGCACTGGACGTGCACGGGGCGCATGCCGGGCTGCCCGCACTGGCCGCGCTGTGCTGGATGTTCGGCCTGTACTTCCTGGTCGCCGCCACGTCGCTGGGGTTCCGGGTCGGCGAGCGCACACCGCCCGAACCGCCGCCCGGGCGGCCGCCCCGCCCCACGACGGCGCGGGTGCTGACGTCGCAGGCGGGGGCGTGCGCGACCGAGGTGGCCCTGAGCGCCGGCATGGCGGTGCTCTTCTTCAGCGCGCTGTGACACGTGACCGTTGACCTCTCCATGACTTGCGGTCCCGGCCGTTGTCCAGGTGAACTCCCGGAAGAGTCAATTCCGACATACCTGTACATGACAGGATGATGACTGTATGTTGAGGCATCTCGTCGAACCCCGACGAACTGCCTCATCAGGGAGGAATGGGCAATGAGGAGACCCGTCATTCGATCTCTCCTGGCCGGTGCCGCACTCGTGGTGTCCGGCATCGCTGCCACTCCGGCGCTGGCCGGAACGGATGTCACGACGGCCACCGCCGACGGCATCCGGGCGTCCGAGGTCGTGCACCAGGAACTGGCGACGACACGGGCACAGCAGCGCGCGGCGCAGGCCTACTGGACGCCCGAGCGCATGCGGGCGGCCATCCCGGCCGACGTCATCGTCACCGGCGACGCGAGCACCGCGTCGCCGAAGAAGCGCGACTTCGCGCCGGCCGCCGTGCCGGAGAACCCGCGCTCGCAACTCGGCAAGGTCTTCTTCACCATCGGCGGCACCGACTACGTCTGCTCCGGCACCGCCACCACCAGCTCCAACGGCGACGTCGTGACGACGGCCGGGCACTGCCTGCACGAGGGCGGCGGCGGCGCGTTCGCGTCGCAGTTCACCTTCGTGCCCGCGTACGACAACGGCTCGGCGCCGTACGGCCAGTGGTCGGCGTCGGACCTGTTCACGTCCAGCGGCTGGGCCAACAGCGGCGACTTCAACGTCGACGTCGGCTTCGCGGTGATGAACGAGAACTCGTCCGGCCAGAGCCTCACCAGCGTGGTCGGCTCCCACCCGATCGCCTTCAACCTGGCCCGCGGCCTGAGCTACACGTCCTACGGCTACCCGGCGGCCGCCCCGTTCAACGGGCAGCGGCTGTACTCGTGCAGCGGCACCGCCCGCAACGACCCGTCCGGCCTGCAGACGCAGGGCATCACCTGTGACATGACGGGCGGCTCGTCCGGCGGCGGGTGGCTCACGAGCAACCGGCTGAACTCGGTCAACAGCTACAAGTACAACAACGACCCGAACACGATGTACGGGCCGTTCTTCGGCAGCACGGCGCAGTCCGTCTACAACGCGGCGGCCGCGGCCTGACGGCCGGAACCAGCGTCGCTCCACCGGCGTCCCCGGAACGCCGGTGGGGCGGCGCTCGCACGTGCGGCTACGAGGCGCCGGTGAGGTAGCGCTGCAGCGTGGGGCCGACGTGGTCGACCAGCTCGTCCCGGCTCATCGCGGCGACCGGCGCGAACGCCAGCAGGTAGCGGCACAGCGCGAGCCCCAGCACCTGGCTGGCGGCGAGCCCGGCCCGCCGTCCGGCCTCGTCGGCGTCGGCGTCGGCGCTGAACCGGCGCACCATGGGCAGCAGCTGCGCACCGAAGATCTCGCGCATGCGCTCGGCCGCGTCGGGGTTGGTGACGCCGGAGCGCAGCAGGACCATGAGGCCTTCGTCGTCCTCCCACCGGTCGAGGAAGTGCGCGACCAGCCGCCGGCCCACCTCGGCGCGCGGAGCGGCCGCGAGGTCGGGCAGGTCGAGATCGAAGTGCGCGGCGGCCGCGAACAGCTTCTCCTTGGAGCCGTAGTAGCGCATGACCATCGACGGGTCGATGCGCGCGTCGGCGGCGATGGCCCGGATGGTGGCCCGCTCGTAGCCGTCGGCCGCGAACCGCTCGCGGGCCGCGGCCAGGATGATCGCCTTGGTCTCCTCGGAACTGCGTCTCACACCGTCGAGCGTAGACCAACAGACGTTTGCCTACAACTGTTGACTTTGCTGCGGACGCGTGCGTACGGTGATGCCAACGCTCGTTGACCAACGATTGTTGACAAGGAGGGCATCATGATCCCCACCACCACCGACGTCCTCGTCGTCGGCGCCGGCCCCACCGGGCTCACCCTGGCGACGGTCCTCGCCGAGCACGGGCACCAGGTCCTCATCGTGGACGGTCGCGCGGCCGCCGACACCACCTCGCGCGCAGCGGTCGTCCACGCGCACACGCTGGAGGCTCTCGAGCCGTACGGCGTGAGCGACCGGCTGACCGCACTGGGCATCCACGCACCGCGCTTCACCATCCGCGACCGCGACCGCGTCTTGGTGCCGGTGCCGTTCGACCGGCTGCCG
Protein-coding sequences here:
- a CDS encoding DUF5134 domain-containing protein, with translation MSPIEMARVVAVVVFLAVAVYSAARFAWSVTRRGPRTGLLAADVPDLSHALMGVAMALMVSPAGAAVPPALGIAAFTVLAAWFGARLRHDGLLSRGALPAAALGAAPCPGSAGSSVPVSRLTDLGHRDHRDGHEGGHSGYHLHHLVGCAAMVVMYLTGHGALAAHAVAAAATTEAGTGAAPAAVALDVHGAHAGLPALAALCWMFGLYFLVAATSLGFRVGERTPPEPPPGRPPRPTTARVLTSQAGACATEVALSAGMAVLFFSAL
- a CDS encoding TetR/AcrR family transcriptional regulator, translating into MRRSSEETKAIILAAARERFAADGYERATIRAIAADARIDPSMVMRYYGSKEKLFAAAAHFDLDLPDLAAAPRAEVGRRLVAHFLDRWEDDEGLMVLLRSGVTNPDAAERMREIFGAQLLPMVRRFSADADADEAGRRAGLAASQVLGLALCRYLLAFAPVAAMSRDELVDHVGPTLQRYLTGAS
- a CDS encoding YciI family protein, which codes for MLLIYNSAAAFEAMTEDEKSAVFGQVDVIMKELRESGEWVAGEGLADAARAKTVRVRDGAAVVTDGPYLEAKEQFAGYLTVDVASEERAVEIAAQWPDACRWGMEVRQVIGGG
- a CDS encoding serine protease, producing the protein MRRPVIRSLLAGAALVVSGIAATPALAGTDVTTATADGIRASEVVHQELATTRAQQRAAQAYWTPERMRAAIPADVIVTGDASTASPKKRDFAPAAVPENPRSQLGKVFFTIGGTDYVCSGTATTSSNGDVVTTAGHCLHEGGGGAFASQFTFVPAYDNGSAPYGQWSASDLFTSSGWANSGDFNVDVGFAVMNENSSGQSLTSVVGSHPIAFNLARGLSYTSYGYPAAAPFNGQRLYSCSGTARNDPSGLQTQGITCDMTGGSSGGGWLTSNRLNSVNSYKYNNDPNTMYGPFFGSTAQSVYNAAAAA
- a CDS encoding VOC family protein: MFEKTKAFSGFSVDDIPAAKRFYAETLGLEVSEANGMLTLHIAGGNGVLVYPKGDAHTPASFTILNFPVDDIDAAVGELTRRGVEFLRYPDMEPDATGVHRNAGPPIAWFTDPAGNVLSVLQE